DNA from Daucus carota subsp. sativus chromosome 1, DH1 v3.0, whole genome shotgun sequence:
ACACTATAGTATTGGTGATATCAAAGAACATATGGGGCATGAAGGCCTTACGCATTTTTTTCTTCTATATGAGATGTAGACATTAAATTCGCGCTTGACGGGGCATACTGTATACTATTTCACTGTCCGTACTTCTTTTCTCTGTTATACAGGGTTCTAATGGATATATATGGCGGGGGGAATCGTGAAGCCTTCAATGTAGGTGGGACACGTACAATAATTTTTTGTGTGGCTCTTAAAGGGTGTCTGTACCAATTACCAGAGTTCTGCACTACTCATTGAGCAAATatatcacttatttatttgaacttgTTAACATTGTTAGCGTTTCGGAAGCTCGGTCTTGACTGCGCAAATTGGACAAAACCAATTTATAACGATCTAATTAGGTATGAACTCTATTCTGCATGTAATAGCTATTACACATTATGCTATTTTTTAGACAGAGTTGTGGATCAAGTCACTGAAGAGAACTCTTGCAGATTTGAATCTTGTATTCTTGTGTTCTACTGTGATTCCAATTATTCAGATTGCAGTATTAGTGTCATaccttctcttttcagaactaATTAGTAGTGATCTTGTCTTAATTAGCATTAGTCCTctttgttaatattttgtttctATTATTCTTTCAAGGAAGAGTGCTGGTGACGAGAAGATGATGTTGTTTTTGTATTTCAACAGGGTGCGTTCCTGATATCATTTCACTGTAATGGatctttataaactttacttttttgttaaattttcttCTCATGTCAACTCTTTGTTCAGATTGGCTGGCCTAGTTCTTTGCCTACAAATGAGAAGGAAACGTTTATGAAAAACGTTCTGCGTGAAAAGGTAATTTTTGTACCAATTGCAGGCCAAAGAGTGTCCTAgaatacaaataaaataggaattttgtttTGTACTGATTGGCCATAATATTTAGCACACATGATGTCGTGATACAATGTTTTCACTTTTCAGTCATGTTCTTCAGTGTAAATTGTACTATGACTGACTTCCTTTTACTTGTATTCTTGTAAATTGGGAAATAGCATGCTTATCATCCTTGTATACACTAATACCTTAAGTGCACAATCACCCTAGTTCCCCAAACAGCTTCTGTTGTATCCTCAAAAATCAAAGTCATCTCATATTGAGTGTCTTTATTAACATTAAGCTTCTGAAGGTTTATCTGGCTTATCAGTAATTTGATCACAAGCTTGGATTCTTTTTGATGGTCAATTGCCAAAACTTTAATTCTCATGCTCCCTTCCTCCACTAAGGCTAGAACTCTCAACCTCTTGTTACCAAGAGGAAATCAGCAAAAGGAGTATCTGCTAGGCTAAATCCAAGGGTTCAGAAGAATTCCCTTAAATTATAAAGCACAATGTTTCTAATTAAAGGTGTTAAATTACTGGTTAAATGTTGGCAGAAAACTGCGCTGGAAGATCTTGTGATGTCAAAGAGTATACCTTTAAGACCTGGTGCAGAAGAGTGAGTGCTCAGGTTCAGCCTAACTTAATATTTCTCACAAAATGCAAAGGTTGCGTTCATCTAAATTAGTCTAGCTCTTTCAGCAACTAAGTGAACTAAGGTTACTGtctatgaatttgaaataaggTTGTTCTTTGTTCTGTATAGGATACATGTATGAAATCTGTTTCTTGTGTTGTTTTCTATTTATGTAACGAAGAAGGATAGTCCAATTTAGTCTTTAGAGGAGAAGCTGGTCGCAGATATGAGAATTATAGAAAACTGCTCCTACTATCAACACTTCTTTgcaaattcataaaaaattagTTAGATGAGATCATTTAGTAGAAACACCTTGGACATGAATCTAGGAAGAGGTAAAACTAGTTCCATGCAACAATTAGGATGCCAAatctttgtaaaaaaatatgttttttgccCTGCTGAAACCTCTGGTCCATGTCCATCAAGATTTTGTGTTTTAATATTGGACAATGTCAATTCTCCAGATTGTCACAAGACAATTGTTgtttgaataaattaaatattagaattATGAATATAATGATTCTGTCTATCAaatttttgtttggtttttataatttcaatttctatTGTTTGGTTTTTCCAAAGATTATCATCTTTCTCTCTTCAATTACAGTTTCATGAATGAAGCAATTAAAGAAGGGATTCCAGTAGTCATTCTGACAGCCTACAGTAAAATCGGGGATAAAATAGCCAggtattttcttaattttgagGGATTAGCAACTTTACTCTGTGTTCGCAATTCTTTTTAAAGTTCCTTCTTGCCTGTAAAAAGGGTTAAGCTCTCCGGTGCTTTTTTTGCGCTGAACGTATGCTACTAACATATGTATGTCGGGGACCCAGACCCATACATTAATAGAGGTTAAGAAAGTTAAAGAATTGATACAAGCAATAAGTTTAtgatattttagttttattgaAGAATGGCAAGTTTCTGTGTCTTGGAAAGACTTGTACTGCCTCATTTTTGAGTTAGGTTGAGAtcatttgattaaaattttgtcgatgttaattactaaaaaaacaGGTCTATGATTGAAAAACTTGGAATCGAAATAGTGTCAAGGATAAAAGTTGTCGGAACTGTGGAGGCAGAAAAAAGTTTTTACGGCCAACTTGTTCTTGGTGAAGGTGTGTCATCTAGCTTGGATGAGCAATTAATTAGAGAAGCAAGAAAAGCGGGTAGATCACCACTCCTAATTTAATTTGCGCACTCATGTTGTATTTTATCCATATATTAGTCAAGCAATACTGATTATGAAGGGGTTTTACTTTAATAATTAGCTTCTGCTGAAAAACAAAGAATCGCAAAGGAAGTTGCATCCATGTTGAAGCTGAGTGTTGACATTGATACCAGTTCAAGTGAAAGGTGACTCATTTTTTGtattatgaatatttaaattcacaAATCAGATTTTTATGTTTGAACGAAAAATATTACTAAATGAAGATCGTGATTACTAGATTGGATTAGTG
Protein-coding regions in this window:
- the LOC108207335 gene encoding CBBY-like protein; translated protein: METTLSPPLSAPRFSSFITANTKLYEKPTKHVCFLSPLSKSFHPKLTFHTKKMQINCLSASSSSSELNPSPQLAVLLEVDGVLMDIYGGGNREAFNVAFRKLGLDCANWTKPIYNDLIRKSAGDEKMMLFLYFNRIGWPSSLPTNEKETFMKNVLREKKTALEDLVMSKSIPLRPGAEDFMNEAIKEGIPVVILTAYSKIGDKIARSMIEKLGIEIVSRIKVVGTVEAEKSFYGQLVLGEGVSSSLDEQLIREARKAASAEKQRIAKEVASMLKLSVDIDTSSSESLQKIVTALRAAAEYVEVPVSNCVLVAGSQSGVAGAERIGMPCIVLRSSSTMRAEFTSANATLDGFGGADLTIAKLLSKRWL